From the genome of Hypanus sabinus isolate sHypSab1 unplaced genomic scaffold, sHypSab1.hap1 scaffold_1752, whole genome shotgun sequence:
ATAAAACCCAGTGAAAGCTATTTGcattttaattgtatttacagagacagtgacCGGGGTTGCCGTGGTGACAAATAATTCCACTCCCCTGGAAAACCTCGATACCATCGCACTGAGTTGCGACGCGTCGGGCACTGTTCAGACACGGACATGGTTCAAGGACAACCAACCCATCCGGGAAAACGGCAGAATATTTACATCTCCCGACAAGGCGAAACTGACTATAATCAGCGTGAACAGAAACGACGTCGGGACGTACAAGTGCATCGTCAGCAACTCTTTCAGCAATGGCTCTGGAGAGACCTACGTGGAGGTTTACTGCAAGTACACAGGTAACCAGCAACCATCATTTGTACCGGATTTTATTCTACTAGACAGGTATTCCCATTTTGTAGATAGGCCGGagaaggtcagaattgaaccggGCATGCAAGTTTACTGTCAGTCCACAGTTAGACAACCGCGTTAATTTGTATCGGATATCCCATTGTAGAGATGGACTAGAGGAGGTCAGAAAATCCCGGATCCACCAGGATATTACTCTAATcaacattttattttcattttactgATAGACCAGAGAAGGTCAGAATCGTAGCCGAGCGTCCAGTTGTGTCCGATATTGTGTCCGATGTAAACGGTGATGTATCAGggtttcagtgaggtgttgggCAAGGTTCCCAACGATGAGATCATTCGGAATGTCAGGATTCACGGGGCCGAGAGAAACTTGGCTGCGTGGGTTGATTGGTTGGAGAAGAAAAACGGTGGCAATAGCGGACAGGCGTTCTGCATGGGCGTCATGGAATAGTGGTGTGTCGCTGGGGTCTCTTCTATTCTGGGATGGCCGCTTGTTGCGAACGGTTTGGATGAGAGAGTCGAAGGGAGGGCTAGGGTGCTTGAGATAACACGACGGGTGAGAGAGCGGACGATTTTCCTAGGTGATATCCGCAGGAAGcagaactgtgctgagaagtggcagatgaagtttaatccagAAAGGAGTGAAgtaatacactttggaaggtcgaaaACAAAGCGCAAGACGCgaaatactcagcaggacagaGAGCATCTGctcaaacagaaatattgtacttTAGTCTGCTTGATAAAATGAACACAAATTTAATGTTAGAgcgaaggcgggggggggggcaaaagCAGATTTCTGAAAGGGCGGAAAGGATGGGGATATGTTGTGATCCAAGTGGTGAATTTACGCCTGCAAAGTTTTTAAGTTTAAAACATGAACGAACAGAAGACCTGGTGATAGCGGAAACTGGAGGATGCAAATGCAGTCAGAAATGGTAGAAGAGCCGGGACTGGGGTTCTGTATCTTAGTAACTAATTCAATGACCATTTCCAGTAGCTGAATTGGCGTTCATTCACTTTACCTTTCCTGTTCAGCCCTCTCCGGAAGCAGGTGACTCCCAGATCTCCTTGCGTGGTGAGTTGAACTCCATGCTGTCTGTACGGATTACAGACGAATGGCATCGACATGATGTCAGAATATTGGACCAAAACCAATGTTCAATATGGAGACAGCGTCCGGAACGATTCCGAGTGTGGATCAGTCatcatttccaaaaaaaaaaaacaaagatgtgTTTTCGCAATCTAAAATTGATGTTTGTTTTCTCTCTTAGCACCAAAAACAGATGGAAATAGTACCCTCAGCCCTGGAGAGTTCGCGCTCTGTGCATTTGTTGTACTTCTCATGAGCCTGTGCAGAGCAACCTGTAAATGGTGCCTCAGATGATCCTAATCTCGCTTGTGATAAGCTGCAGACAGAGGCACGTTTCGCAGTTGCAGTCGTCAGCGAGAAGGGACGCCTCCCTGCAAAAGGAGCATTCAGCTCTCCTGCCCGACATCTCCACTGTCTCGGCGGAGCGGTTATAAAGTGGGTGGAGGGGACAAGACCTAAACGTCGCGCTttactttcctttgctttctctgcctGAGGCCTCAGCGATCTCaagatgaccactctgactctgtccaacgTCATGTACTCCGAGGGTTCACTCTTTCTGTAGACTGTCCCTTTAAAACGCCGAAAGCATGAGACTAACATTTATACGCCGTTGGATTTCTGCTGACGACAAAAATTGCTCCTGTGCTATGGCGAACAGCTCGTGTTTCTATTTCTCTGGAATTACACCAGGACCTACCAGAACTGCTGTCGGCTTCTGGGTTGCCATCGGTGGGGAGAAGCAGGAAGCAGTTACATGATGGGCAGCTGGTGTTCAGCCTGGGTGTATTTAAGCAAGGCGAGCTGTCTTTCTCGCGGAGTCACACACAGTGGGACTTCCGACAGCGCACAagggtgagttgagatcgatcccGAGTATTGATAACTGACTCTCACAAGTTGCTGCAACTGGACGAAGtttgcagagacggggaggggagaggaacGTTTGAAACAAAGAGATCActctttggactctctccaagtaGCCTCTAAGTATCGTTCCTATACtgagcgaccagaactggacacagtactccaagtgtggccaaacTAGAACTAGGCCTAACTGTGGCCTAATTTcgccctggattacaaatatctccctcaacacaacaacaacaactcTGTAcatttgaactgaactgaactttctaacatcccatcgtaagactgtaacgATTACCACCCGAGTTTCAATTTGCTTGGCGAAATTTATCTATACATTTACGTTTGCATAGTTCTGCTATCTTTTTAACCTGCTTTAAGTTGCTAAATTTAGAAGTTACTCGTAAAATAGAGACTGTCAACTGCAAAATGAGGTGTGTCCAATTGCTGCTGATAGTTTTACAGGGTTGCGAGCATGTAACAGGAactctccccagggttgcgtgtacCTAACACCACGCAAACCACCGCCGCCGCGCTTGGCACAGCCTTCCTTTAACTTGCTCCTGCTAACCAATCCCAGAGGCCGGCTGGTCGCTAGTCGGAGCTCTTCTTCGTGAATTGCCCCGAAACTCTGCCTTTGAAAATCTCCATCGCCGCCCTGATTGAAAGGTGTCCCTCTTACGCGCTCCCTGTCGCAGATTGTACAACACGAACCGCTCTCTCCACTCgccctctctctccactctccgaCCTCTCCTCCCGCAAACCCCGCCCCTCGTCCCTAACGCGCCCCCTCCTCCCACGAACACCGCCCACTATTTCCTCTCATCCCGCccacctcccactgaccccgccCTCTCATCCCACTGACACCATCCACACCTCGCAGTGATTCCCCTCCACACGCCACCTCGAACCGCGCCCCCTCCCCTTGTCGCCGTGACCGCCTCCCTCCGATTGGATCTCCGTCAGACTGTAGGTCAGCGGCCCGCATACGTccagctccccctctccctcacacatccGCACTAACTGCCTCGCAGCGTTGCCCCCGCCCGCAGCATCCGAAAGAGGGGATGGTTAAAGACGACCAGACGGCCAATCGGATCAACGCGTTTTATTAGCGAAAAGATTCTGCGTCGAACAGCTGACGGTTCAGGTGGCCTCAGCGAGCTGAAGAGGTGGGTCTGCTGGTATTCCGGGAGCGCGGGACGAGTCGGTGAGTTGGCGGGGGGGAGGTGGGTGTGTAGGGTCTgggggaggtgtgagtgtgtctgggaTCTGTGCACAGGAAGAACCAAACCCAGCATTAAACAATGGGTTGCTGAAGGGTGTCCCAACTACCCCGTGTGACGAGCTtcgtggggagggaggggaatatTCCCGAGGGGTGGGCCGCAAGCACAGCGAGGAGTTGGCATCGGTCAGGAAACTCTCGTTTCTCAGACCAAGGGTTCCAGCGGAGCGCAGTTACTGAAGTTTTCCTGGATCGCCACCAGAACTGGCAGCTTGTTACTGGGAACGAACACCTCCATGTGGACGAAGTTGTTGGGGTTTCCAATATCGACCTGTGGGCAGGGTCACTCGGTTAGTCATGGGAGTCCCGTCCGCTAACCCCCTTCACATTGCCACCTCCGTGACCCGCGCTCTCGCGAGACTTCCCTCCACATCCCCGCCACTTCATCCCTCGCTGCTCCCCTCTCCGACTCCTtcaaccctccctcccctgcaccccttcCAGTCTCTATCACCCCTCCTTACCCTACACTACCGCCCCGTTTTAAtcgtccctccctccctcacatccCTCCCCGGCTTTGATAATCCTAACCTCCCTtacacctctccccgtctccgtcaaccCCCGCCCTCCCCTAAACCCCTCTCCGACACCGTCACACGCTCCGACCCCTACACTTCTCACCGTCTCTGACCCACCCCGTCCACTTCACTGTCATCCCATCTCTCCCCTCTAACCCTCCCGGTCTCCGTCACCTCCTACCTCCCCTGAAACACTgctcgtctccgtcaccccctccctcccctaaaccCCTCTCCGACACCGTCACACGCTCCGACCCCTACACTTCTCACCGTCTCTGACCCACCCCGTCCACTTCATtgtcatccccctctctcccctctaaccctccctgtctccgtcacctccTACCTCCCCTGAACCTCTCCTCGTCTCGTCACCCCCTCCAGCTCCTACATCTCCTGAACTCTCCGTCATGCACTTGCTCCGCTACGTCCGTCCCCATCTCCATCTTActccctctccccaacaccatctaCGTCCCTGGTCTccatttcccctcccacccctccccgtctccattcccctgccagaccctcctggtctccattcccctccaccgtctccattcccctgccacaccctcctggtctccattcccctgccaGAGCTGCTCCCTTCCCGTCTCTGTTAATCCTAACCTCCCGTACACCTCTCGCCTCCTAACCCCTCCCGGACTCCATTCCCATCCCACACTTCTTGGTCTCCGTTCCCCTCCCAgcacctcccggtctccattaCGCTCCCAGCCCCTCCCGGTCTCCAATCCCCTCCCGTCTccatacccctctctccccatcccggtctccattcccctcccacccgctcccggtctccattcccctcccaccctctctcggTCTCCATTACCCTGCCAGAGCTGCTCCCTTCCCGTCTCTGTTAATCCTAACCTCCCGTACTCCTCtagcttcccaccccctcccggactCCATTCCCATCCCACACCTCTCGAGCTCTTTTCCCCTCCTAGCCCCTCCACACTTCCCGACTCTGATAATCCTaacctcccctacacctctcccctcccaccccctcccggtctccattcctctCCCAGCTCCTCcgggtctccattcccctcccaccacctcccggtctccattcccctcccatcccctcccagtctccattcccctcccaccctctcccgctctccgttcccctcccaccccctcccggtttcctttcccctcccaccccctcccggtctccattcccctcccaccgtctcccggtctccattcccctcccactctctcccggtctccattcccctcccaccctctcccggtctccattcccctcccaccctctcccggtctccattcccctcccaccctctcccggtctccattccactcccaccccctcccggtctccaatCCCCTCCCGTCTccatacccctctctccccatcccggtctccattcccctcccacccgctcccggtctccattcccctcccaccctctctcggTCTCCATTACCCTGCCAGAGCTGCTCCCTTCCCGTCTCTGTTAATCCTAACCTCCCGTACTCCTCtagcttcccaccccctcccggactCCATTCCCATCCCACACCTCTCGAGCTCTTTTCCCCTCCTAGCCCCTCCACACTTCCCGACTCTGATAATCCTaacctcccctacacctctcccctcccaccccctcccggtctccattcctctCCCAGCTCCTCcgggtctccattcccctcccaccacctcccggtctccattcccctcccatcccctcccagtctccattcccctcccaccctctcccgctctccgttcccctcccaccccctcccggtttcctttcccctcccaccccctcccggtctccattcccctcccaccgtctcccggtctccattcccctcccaccctctcccggtctccattcccctcccaccctctcccggtctccattcccctcccaccctctcccggtctccattcccctcccaccctctcccggtctccattcccctcccaccctctcccggtctccattccactcccaccccctcccggtctccattcccctcccaccctctcccggtctcctttccactcccaccccctcccggtctcctttcccctcccaccctctcccggtctccattcccctcccaccctctcccggtctccattcccctcccaccctctcccggtctccattcccctcccaccctctcccggtctccattccactcccaccccctcccggtctccattcccctcccaccacctcccggtctccattcccctcccatcccctcccagtctccattcccctcccaccctctcccgcactccgttcccctcccaccccctcccggtctccattcccctcccaccgtctcccggtctccattcccctcccaccctctcccggtctccattcccctcccaccctctcccggtctccattcccctcccaccctctcccggtctccattcccctcccaccctctcccggtctccattcccctcccaccctctcccgggcTCCATtccactcccaccccctcccggtctccattcccctcccaccctctcccggtctcctttccactcccaccccctcccggtctccattcccctcccaccctctcccggtctcctttcccctcccaccctctcccggtctccattcccctcccacccctgctcCCTTCCGGCTTCTGTGTGGAAACTCCACCTTGATCAGTAGAAGTTTTCCCAGCATGATGGTCTGGTCCTGCTCACGGTACGTTTTCGCGACGAATATCTGCTCTAAGGCGTGGATGTGACTCTCCGCGTCGGATTTCACCTGGACAGGGACAACACAAACTTCTGTATCTCCCGGGGAGGACAGAGCGGGACGAGGAAGGGTGTCCGGAAGCGGGTGGCGGTAACATTTATTTTTTACTTCACCTCCCTCCATTTCACCGCTTTACCTCGTTCCGTCTCTCGCCTTTCCCCCCCTCGTACCCTTACGCCCCACTCTTCCTCGTCTCTCTCTGATCTATCATTTTAtcatctccctcttcccccctctccgcCTCCCCTGCTCtttcacccctcaccgtctctctctttcttctctctccacatcccctgctctctcacccccctcaccgtctcccttttccctctctcttcgATTCCGCTGCTCACTcaccccctcaccgtctccctcttcccccctctccgcCTCCCCTGCTCTCTCACCCCCCTCAGCGTCTCTCTCTCCTACCGCTCTCTCGGCCAGCCTTGCTCTTTCCCCCTCTTTCTGTGTGCCTCTATAATCTTTACCCTGGCCAGGCTTTTCTACATCTCTGTCGCTCCGTCACTGATCTTTctccccttctcctgccctgtccttcgcctcactctctgctccctcattccacattccctgctCGTTCTCATACTTTTCCCGTCTCGCTCTcgctcttctccctctccccgtctGTATCCGTCTACCTTCTCTCCAATTCCCCTGCGGGAACTCTCACCTTTCATCCGTGTCTCTgccttctttctctccctctcactctctctctttcgttcttctccctctccccgtctGTATCCGTCTACAATCTCTCCAATTCCCCTGCTGGAACTCTCACCTTTCATCCGTGTCTTTACCttctttccttccctctccctctccgtgctCGAAAGGTCCTCTGccctccctcccctatctctctttctctgtttctCTGTTTTCCCTGCTCTTTCTCCCCGTATCGCTGTCTCTCTCCCGCATATTCCCACTTCCCCTACTCTTTCTCCACCCTaccacctctccccacttcccctgatctatccccccctctccccgtctctctctccctctccctctctctctacctcccccctctctctctcccccactgttCGATCTCCAATTACCCCGCTATTCCCCCACTCTTGCTATTTCTCCCTCTTTCCACTCCTGgctcctcctcccacctccctttctcCTAACTGCCCCCCGCATTCCGTTTCGTTCTCCAATTTTCCTCCCGCCCTCTAATCCAAACACTCACTCTCCCCCTtatcctcctccttccttccctctctcgtccccctccctttcccatccccctttcttccgtctccctctacctccctcccctctcctctcccataTATCGCCACCTCACAATTTTTCCGCAATCTTCCCCTTCATCCAGCCTCCGCCCTGTTACTGTCGCCATTATTCACCCCGTCCTACACTCAATCCTCTCCTCTCCCTGCTCCAAATGGACTTCCACTGTCTATTCCGTACCTCTACTTCTCTACCCGTCACtcgcacatacatatatatatctaCTTCCcgctctttccttctctctccctctccgtgcTCGAAAATTCCTCTGCCCTCCTTCTCCTATCTCGCCTGgagatataaatataaatatatattttattcaATTTCTCACCCCGCCTCTTTCTTCTTTCCCCCCGAGGAGGGCAGTTTAAGGGGTGTGGGAATGGGGAGGACTGTGCTCCTGGTTCTGGAAGAGTTTGTAACAAACCTCATCTGCGACCTTATGGACCTCTGTCGTGGCCGGCTGTTCTTTTGTCCACACTGgtgccatctctctctctctgttgcacTTGTTCGTTCGCtgacgctctctctctcactctctctctcgccacTTGTCACGGCCGCTTTTACAGATCtggcccctcccccacccctccgacATGCCCCTCCCCCCTCTCAGCTATTCCCCCGCCCGTTTTGCCCTCTCTCGGGCTCTTGCCCTCCGCTTGGGGCATGGAACCTGACCCCGGCCCCTTACGGATGTGACCTACTTACGGGAAAGGTGTACAGAGCATAGGGAACATTCACAGAGATGCTCCTGGGTCTGCGGGGCCTCTGGTTTCAGGAAACATTGAATGGGACAGGATTCTaatgaacgtagaagattgagaggggatttgatggaGGTTCACTGGCTTTATCCGctgtggttgggtgggactgcaaacagtgatcaaaggttaagggtgaaaggtgagaagtttatggGAATTATGGAGGGGGAAcgccttcactcagaaggtcgtgagagtgtggaatgatctgcgaGCACGACTGGTCCGTGCGAGCTCGATTCCAACGTTTAGGCGATGTTTGCacgggtacatggataggaggctTCCGGGGGTCTATGATGCAGCTGCAGCGGGCTGGTATaatgcagcttaaatggtttccgcatgggctagatgggccgaagggcgtcCCTGTAAGTCGTGTTTCTCTGTGTGCTTTACTCttcggagagaaggaggatgagaggagacatgatagaagtgtacaagatattaagaggaatagacagagtggacagccagcgcctcttccccagggcaccactgctcggtacaagaggacatagctttaaggtgaggagagggaagttcaaggggatattagaggaaggtttttcactcagagagtggttggtgtgtggaatgcactgcctgaatcagatacactagtgaagtttaagagactactggacaggtatatagaggaattgaaggtgggggggggggttatatgggtggcagagtttgagggttggcacaacattgtgggccaaagggcctgtactgtgctgtactattcaatgtctatgttctattataggacaagagggcatgacttcagggttGAAGGACTTTCTTTtcaaactgagatgtggagaacttCCATTAGTCAGAGGCTGGTAAATCTGTcggatttgttgccacgagcggctctGGAGGCCGTCATTGGGGTATTGAAGGCCGAGACAGACAttcttaattagccagggcatcaaatggtatgggaagaaggcaggggaatgtagATGACTAAAATAATTTGATCagcacatgattgaatggcggagcagactcgatgggccgaatgacctacttatttcctatatcttaaggtccaATTCTAGTAAGGCCAGATTTGGAGCACTGGGACATTTCTGGTCATTCCACTGTAGTCGAggctttggagggggtgcagaggacgTTTGCAAGGATGCTGCTCTGTAGAGGATGTGAGCTACCATGAGGAGCTGGATAAATGTGTAGTTCACTGGAGCACTAAAGTTGATGAGAGATCTGAtagaattttaaaatattatcaGAGGCTTAAATGGATTGGACAGGGGTTATCagtttcccaaggttgaaatgtctaatactcgAGGGCAGACACTGAAGGCAGAAGGGATATATTCAagtgggatgtgaggggtaagtctctttattcagagagtcgtGTTCGGAGCaagtgctgcctggtatggaggcaaaGGCATGAGAGGTTTTTAAGAGACGGttggattggcacatggatgtaTGGAA
Proteins encoded in this window:
- the LOC132387337 gene encoding hepatic and glial cell adhesion molecule-like; amino-acid sequence: MSGLAFAALVLCLHITAGESRQFTILEFSQINVTVRRNAFLSVRPSAVVTSGSWNFNGRTIAQWIGQTVSIDNAYTSRTELFTSTGSLLLKSVKMSDGGEYRVNMVPTSGSMTSATISLRIIETVTGVAVVTNNSTPLENLDTIALSCDASGTVQTRTWFKDNQPIRENGRIFTSPDKAKLTIISVNRNDVGTYKCIVSNSFSNGSGETYVEVYCKYTAPKTDGNSTLSPGEFALCAFVVLLMSLCRATCKWCLR
- the LOC132387339 gene encoding cystatin-B-like — protein: MAPVWTKEQPATTEVHKVADEVKSDAESHIHALEQIFVAKTYREQDQTIMLGKLLLIKVDIGNPNNFVHMEVFVPSNKLPVLVAIQENFSNCAPLEPLV